GGAATTGCAAGCCTTGAAAAGAATGTGAAAACAGGAAGCCTGGATGAGCTGAACTATACAAAAAACGGAATTCTCCTCGGCTCCGGAATGGCAAAGAAGCTTAAGGCGGATTATCACGACTTAATTCAGCTTGCAGGGGAAAACGGCGAAATTTATATACTCAGAGTAGCCGGTATTTTTTCGAGCGGATTCAGCGCAACCGATGACAACCTGGCATACGTAAACCTGAGGCTCGCGCAGTCGATTAATGGATTTTCTGACAATGTGGTCTCGGGAATCGGAATGCACACGACTTCCCTTTCTGTTGTAAATGACGTTGCCCGCCGTTTGGAATCTCTTACGGGCTATAAGGCTGAGACATGGGAGGAGGCCAATCTGAACCTCCTTACTCTCTTTAAGCGCAACAACAACATAACGCTCTTCCTCGTAATATTTGTTTTTATCGTCGCGGGCTTCGGAATTGCAAACGTGCTTATTACGATTGTCCTGCAGAAACAGAAGGATATTGCAATAATGAAGTCTATGGGCGTTGACCGCACCACGATAAAACTGGTATTCCTTTCTGAAGGGATGATATTCGGAATTACGGGCGCCGTGCTTGGAATGACTGCCGGGCACTTCCTTACAAACTTTATCGCCTCGCTACCAATTTCATACGGCGAAAGCGCGGTTGTAAGGGGAGATCATATAGCAATGGTTGAGACTTTTTCTTCATACGTAATTGTTGCCCTTTTTTCAGTTATTGTAAGCGCCCTTTCAAGCTACATCCCATCGAGGCGTGCGGCAAACCTTAAACCTGTGGAAATCTTAAGAGCGTGAAGTCAATTAAAAATTAAAAAGTATAAGAAACTTTTGAAAGTTAATTACCAGATATTGAATATTGCCTTAAGGCAGCTTACTTCCAGGAAGCGCCAGACACTTTTAACCATATCCGGCATTGGTGTGGGTGTTATGGTGCTTATCTCAGCTGTATCTTTAATGGACGGGCTTTTAAGCAGCTTTATAGATAAGATTGTAAACATTGCGCCTCACGTTGTGGTCTCAGGCGAAAAGATGACTTCACTTGTAAGCGACACCCTATGGCAGGCTGAGAAAGGAACGGCAATAAACCTCATTAAAAATGTTGAACGCCAGGATGAGGAGATAATTAAAAACTATAAGCGCGTTGAAGCTTTAATTAAGTCAGACGCACAGGTGAGCGTTACATCGCCCGTAGTGAATGTGACTGTAATTGCAAAGTTCGGCACAATTACGCAGCCCCTGGAAATTTTCGGCATCAATCCCCGATCTCAGGATGAAATAGTAAAGTTCAGCCAGAATATGACCCAGGGGAGATTCACCGAACTTGAAAAAACGCCCGACGGACTTATGCTTGGCACAACGGCAGCCAAAGACTTCGGCCTTCGCCTTGGTGACAAGCTCCAGTTTGTATCAAACCTCGGCAAGACTTTCCAGGTGAGGGTTGTTGGAATTTATTCAACCGGCATAAACGACATTGATAACAACGCATACGTAAATTTGCGTGTAGCGCAGAACATCGCAGGCTACCGCCCCGATGAGGTAAGCCAGATATATTTAAGGGTAAACGACTTAAAGCGCGATTACGCTGTTGCACGCACAATTGAAAAAGAAACAAACTACAAGTCAAAGACGTGGGAAGAGATCTCATCAAGCGTAATATCACTTTACAAGATGATATCGATGATGGTTTACTTCCTCGTGTTTTTTGTAATACTTGTTGCAGGTTTCGGAGTAGCCAATGTGCTGATAACAAACGTGCTGGAAAAGTACAGGGATATAGCAATACTGAAATCCATAGGATATAAGAAAAAAGAAATTACGGTAATTTATATACTGCAGGGAACGCTGGTTGCAATAATTGGGGCTGCCATAGGGTGTCTTCTGGGATACATCTTAATACTCATAATGGGTTCCATACAGATTACCCCGTCCGAGTCAAACACCTCCATGCGGAGCGACCGTCTTCAGATGGGAAAAAGCCCCTGGTACTTTGTGCTTGCATCGCTATTTGCATTTGTAGTAAGCCTTATTGCATCCATCGGCCCCGCCCGCGGAGCCGCCCGTGTAAACCCTGTGGAAATTTTAAGAGGTGAAAGATAAATAATTTTTTAAATACTATGGAAGGCAGATATGGTATGTTGATTTAAAAAATAAATTCCTTAAACTTTATATTCTTGTGAAGCTGAATTTTGTATTTACATAAAAACTTTAACGACTCATATTTCGAAATATTTTCCCTGCATTCGCTTTTAATTTTCTACGCTCTCCTTAGAGTGTATTTCCTCACACCTTGGACGCATAATGCTGCAATCTGCTCCTGAATAACCAGTAAATAGGTAATTAATTATCAAAATCTAAATTATTTTAGATCCAAGTCTTGACTTTTAAAAATAAGCAAGATAACTTTCTTTCTGTATAGATTATATAAGGCTCCCCAATTTAGTGCCAAATGAAAACAGAAGCCATACATACTGCGATACTTATTCCACTCTCCAAAGCGTCCAAACATCCCTATTCATTTCAGAATAATTCTAGGTCCGAAAACACAGTCAGCGTCCATAAAGAGAATGTGAACAGAACAGCTTTAGACATCAGTGACAAAGAAAAAGAGCATTCTTTTAGAATAGACCCAGTCTATCCTGGCAAGACTGTGCTTTAACGGCTGAATAATCAGACTCCTTTGAAAAATACGTATGCCCCCGTATTTACTTTAAGCTTAGAGGAGTATAACTTAAGAGAGTTAAGCCATTAGTAATTATATTCTTTTTCTCTCTCGAAACATTCAGGGCTTAGAAATGAAAAGAACATTCATCAGCCTTTCTTTCCTCATTTTAATTTCTCAGGCATTCTCATGCAAAGGAGATCCAGTATCCCCCATAGAAGAAAGACCGGGCAGGCGTGACTACGAGTGGAGTGTGGATACTATAAAGAGCACAATGCTCAGCCTCATAAATATCTGGGGCAGCAGACCAAGCGATGTATGGGTGGTAGG
This portion of the Ignavibacteria bacterium genome encodes:
- a CDS encoding ABC transporter permease, with the protein product MTRRLKIASKLRFVISIALRHLEAKKKQTVLVITGVATGAMVMIITFALTKGIISDIQSKIIEISPLVTIKGEKLEGKEHLLLKSSPGGKDQFFISSRIIPDEKKEIKSFRQVISIADAIGEIDAVAPFVETRGVLRERTLTRTAIIKGIIPEREKGIASLEKNVKTGSLDELNYTKNGILLGSGMAKKLKADYHDLIQLAGENGEIYILRVAGIFSSGFSATDDNLAYVNLRLAQSINGFSDNVVSGIGMHTTSLSVVNDVARRLESLTGYKAETWEEANLNLLTLFKRNNNITLFLVIFVFIVAGFGIANVLITIVLQKQKDIAIMKSMGVDRTTIKLVFLSEGMIFGITGAVLGMTAGHFLTNFIASLPISYGESAVVRGDHIAMVETFSSYVIVALFSVIVSALSSYIPSRRAANLKPVEILRA
- a CDS encoding ABC transporter permease; the protein is MKVNYQILNIALRQLTSRKRQTLLTISGIGVGVMVLISAVSLMDGLLSSFIDKIVNIAPHVVVSGEKMTSLVSDTLWQAEKGTAINLIKNVERQDEEIIKNYKRVEALIKSDAQVSVTSPVVNVTVIAKFGTITQPLEIFGINPRSQDEIVKFSQNMTQGRFTELEKTPDGLMLGTTAAKDFGLRLGDKLQFVSNLGKTFQVRVVGIYSTGINDIDNNAYVNLRVAQNIAGYRPDEVSQIYLRVNDLKRDYAVARTIEKETNYKSKTWEEISSSVISLYKMISMMVYFLVFFVILVAGFGVANVLITNVLEKYRDIAILKSIGYKKKEITVIYILQGTLVAIIGAAIGCLLGYILILIMGSIQITPSESNTSMRSDRLQMGKSPWYFVLASLFAFVVSLIASIGPARGAARVNPVEILRGER